A region of Selenomonadales bacterium 4137-cl DNA encodes the following proteins:
- a CDS encoding methyltetrahydrofolate cobalamin methyltransferase, with product MLIIGELINTSRKAIREAVETRNAGYIQEVACQQAAAGANYLDVNCGNMVGQEIEIMSWLVDTVQQAVDTPLCIDSPDEAALRTGLSLLKPGYKPMVNSISAEEKRYNAVIPLVKEFAAKIVALCIEDAGMPATAEDRLRIATNLVEALEKDGVAQDDIYLDPLIKPLSTNDKHGREVLDAIRLIKERFPAVHFTCGLSNISYGLPNRAVLNRLFVVQTMTAGMDGYILNPTDKAMMGLVYASRALLGQDKYCTQFLKAHRKGLYE from the coding sequence ATGCTAATCATCGGAGAACTCATCAACACAAGCCGCAAAGCAATCAGGGAAGCAGTGGAAACGCGCAACGCCGGGTATATTCAGGAAGTTGCCTGCCAACAGGCGGCCGCCGGCGCCAATTACCTTGATGTAAACTGCGGGAATATGGTCGGGCAGGAGATCGAAATAATGTCGTGGCTGGTCGACACCGTTCAGCAGGCGGTTGACACGCCGCTGTGCATCGACAGCCCTGACGAGGCCGCCCTGCGAACTGGGCTCAGCCTGTTGAAACCGGGTTATAAGCCGATGGTGAATTCCATCAGCGCCGAGGAAAAACGGTATAACGCCGTGATTCCTCTGGTAAAAGAATTCGCGGCGAAGATTGTCGCTTTATGTATCGAAGATGCGGGGATGCCGGCTACGGCCGAAGATCGGCTGCGGATCGCCACAAACCTGGTCGAGGCTCTCGAAAAAGACGGCGTCGCGCAGGACGACATTTATCTCGATCCGCTGATCAAGCCTCTGAGTACCAACGACAAACACGGCCGGGAAGTTCTCGACGCGATCAGATTGATAAAAGAACGGTTTCCCGCGGTGCATTTCACCTGCGGGTTAAGCAATATTTCTTACGGTCTGCCCAATCGCGCGGTGTTGAATCGCCTGTTCGTCGTCCAGACGATGACGGCGGGGATGGACGGCTATATACTCAACCCGACCGACAAGGCCATGATGGGACTGGTGTACGCGTCCCGGGCGCTTCTCGGGCAGGACAAATATTGCACCCAATTTCTCAAAGCACACCGCAAGGGCTTGTACGAATAG